A window of Solanum stenotomum isolate F172 chromosome 9, ASM1918654v1, whole genome shotgun sequence genomic DNA:
acataattttttaaaaaaatagtgttttgTTCTTAAGTATTTAAAGAACTTTGATTAAAcacaaattattataataaattagcAAAAAGAGAAGTTTCAAATTGATTAATCAAACATAAATTACTACTCTTTAAAAAATACTTCTGAtgataaacttttttttctttgaataaaTACATTGTGAAAGAGTAGACAAACATAATTAAAGATGAGTGGTAACATGTGACATTAATTACTTACCTTAATGACAAAATTTGTTAAATCTATTCAAAAGTGATACTCTatccattcatttttatttacattGAATTGGTTGCAAAATACTGAATTTCTATCGATGACATTCCAATTCAAAGAATTATTCATTATATTACAAATAGGTTATACttttacttattaaatttgGTAAATTAATAgatagtttttttattattctattgtatctattttaatcattattgatattttaattatgtcCAATTCTTTTCTTCACATTATATGACTTATAATAATTAAGATTTTCCATTAATTGCTTACCTTTATAACAAAGTTACTTAAAGCTGTTCAAAAagtgatatattttttattataatagaaTAGAAATAACATTATCCCATAATTGAGCAATAGATGAGCCACTAACTGAATTGTACTTTAttcactatataatatatatatatttcagttAGGCACATGATGAAAAAGACAGCCATTAGAAATAAGTAATAATAAGATTTTAGACTAgcattttactttttcttgaaACCTAGGAAGCTAATTTACAAGTGGAGAAGAACAGAGGGccaaaaactaaaaagtaaataaaagagTCGTTGTATAAAATATCTCGCGTTtatgtttggaaaaaaaattcattttgagGCGTCAAAATGAAAGTCttaataactattttcttaattcaaattcataatcACGATTATAATTTTATCATTAGTACGAGACtttcgaaaaataaaattacaaaattggAGGGTGAAAATATGCAATTATCTGCATTATAATTAGAAGGAAAATTGTTTAAATATATCCAAACTTTAACCGATATTGCTGTAACAATTCCAAACTTTGAGCAGGATCTATTGcccctacactatttaatactgtattttaaagatatataggtGTCCATGTGGACATCATAATTATTACAATGAtgtaatatttatgatgtccacatAGACACCTacatatctttaaaatacaatattaaatagtgcagggtaATAGGTCCTACTCATgaattgttacaacaatttcgatcaaagtttgAATATATTTCGTACTCTTTTCCCCAATTAAAATACCAAAACAAGAAGAGTCCAAAATAATAGAATCTCTTGCTGGCAAATATCTAAGTGGACCCTCACTTTACAGGCAGTGCCACTGACTTCtataattctaattatttttcttaattaagtttaatttgtatatataattttactaaaaaaattaaagtatttttgaaGGACATTATATAAATGCTATTACTTAAATTATGTCTTTCAGATAGTTTAGCAAACTAAATTTACCGTAATCTCTGATGGCCTAGAACTCATACACCATCAAATATTATGGTAAGTAATTATTAAAGTCTTAGGTTTGAATATTAAGAATTATATCgtgtttgacaaaaatattttatcacaaaataggatttttaatataaatttaaaattatcaaatttttaaGCCCTAAAACAAATATAAGATATCAAACGAGAACCAAAAAGATtaataacataaaaaagaaCCATTTGTGTAATCATTCAAAAAGTTATCTAAagttcaaacataaaatattccTCCTTATGTGATTATAACAGCAAAAATTCAGCACAGTTTTATGAGTAGCGTCTAAAGAAGATACAATTATGACGTATCAATCTTAGCCCTATCTAGATGATAagattaacttttttttaattaaaaagaaaaaatctaaagtcaatttcttctcaatttgtacttttttgtcttaattaaaaaggtaaaatttgaAGTCTGATTATCAGGTCTTAGTCCTATCCACAATAGAGAGAGTaggattaatttttttcttaattagaaAGACAAAATCTGAAGTCCattttttgtcaatttataccttttttttatttatataaaaaaggcAAAATCTGAAATTCAATTCtcctaaattatttttgttcttaATTAGAAAGGCAAAGtcaaaacttcaattcttctcaattactatattttttcccttaattaaaaaggcaaaatctgaaatccaattactttttttcttaattaaaaagctcaaaatctgaaatccaattctttttctcttaattaaaaaaataaatctgaaatccatTCAactcaattatatattttttttaattaaaaaggtaaaatctaAAGTCCAATTCTTCTCATTTACTTTCTTTCCTTTATTAGAAAGATAAAATCTAAAATTCActtactttttttcttaatttaaaatatcaaaatctaaactccaattattatttttccttaataaaaaaacacaaaatccaaactccaatttctcaatttaaattttttccttaattaaaaaaacaaaatcttaaaaatccaattttttgatttactttttttcttaatttagaCAAAAACATAACTCCTAGTCCAAAATCCTTCTCAATTACTAGTACTACtccttttttcttaatttaaaagGTCAAGAACTTTAGTCTAAAATTCTTATAAAAAAGTGCAAACACACACTTATCTCTATCTCTCtgcttttttctcttttcaaaaaACTTGAGAATGGTATCTATGGAATCTTCTTCAAAGAATGATGAACCACAAAACTTGCCTATTTTTTCCAAGAAAAATCCTAATACAGCTATGACCAAAAAAGGTGTTTATGTTGCCATTTCTTACATGGCTTGTGCTGGTTAGTCTATTTATTCTCTCCTTAATGTTTGCATGtttattttcatgatttagTTATGCTTTTTAGGTGTCATTTGGTACGCAGAATAAGGTGGGATATAGCAGAATTAATCTATACGCAACTTAATCATGGTATATACCACCTTTATCCCATCCAACTTGGGATTATTTTACCCCATCTCTCAAAATGGGGTATAAGGTGGGATATACCAgaattaatttataacttaATCATGGTATATCTCACTTTTCCCATCCAACTTGGAATTATTTTACCCCATCTCCCAGGTGGGATAAATTAGTCCAAATATTATAATCTCATAACTATAATCCTAGAATAATTCTATTATGTGTTTAGGGGTCATATGGTATGCGGAATAAGGTGAGATATATCAGAATAAAGTCtgagataaatttatttcattaacCAAATACAACTTAATCATGGTATATCCCTCCTTATCCCGTCCAATTTGGATTATTTTACCCCATCTCCCAGGTAGGGTAAATTAGTCCAAATATTAGAATCTCGTGACTATAATCCAAGGATTATATAGTTATGTGTTTAGGGGTCATATGGTATGCGGAATAAGGTGGAATATATCATGATTAAATTTGAGATAAATTTATACCGTCAACCAAACATAACTTAATCATGGGATATCCCATCTCCCAAGTGGGATAAATTAGGTATTTTTTGGTCCACTTACCAAATGATCTCTTAAAAGTATTTTGCAAATGATAGAGTTAGTGGTCGAAATACACCTAAACTATCGTCATTTTGCGAGTTTCATACCTTGactatttattgttttattgacCTAACTAAACTAGCATGTTGTCGATTGGGACAAATTTCGGTCAACTCAGCATCGAGGTATGTTTTAATGCAAAGGGACTACCGGGGTGTGTTGTATCAGCCTATTTGTGATAACATATagagtatgtttttattttgttgtcacAAGTACTTCCTTTATATAATATAGTGATAACGTGTGGGCTAGGCGCACATTATGAGTTTGAAGACTGGTATTTAAGTGTTGAAGAAGGATGTTTATTTATGGAACCCTCAGTAACATGTGTAAATTGTAGCTAGCTCTTGTTCTTCTGGTGTTTATATCATGATTAGAGGACTGCAATGTGGTACTTTAAATTACATTGAGTTTGATCATCTTATTAGCAACGCGACCATGTTTCAATTCACAGAATTTTTTTCGCAGTTCTCTTGGTCATATTCAATAAGGCTGCTCTTTCATCCTACAGTTTTCCATGCGCAAATGTGATCACACTCTTTCAGGTAACTACATTATCAATCGTAAGTGTTTACATGTCAAATCTTGCTAATGcgttaaggataaaaaaaattgaggtaaTGCAGAAGTCAGAACATCTCAATAGTCTTATATAAGAACTATCTCTTCCATGATAGGCACAGGTTTTAAGGCTATGTCTGTACCTTGCAATAGTCTGTCTGTGTTATATTTGCGTGTTTTCTCTTCAGTGGAATGAAATCCTCTCGTGTTTTTTCGTTCAGCATGTTTAACCTCCTTGAGCCAGAGCCTAGTTCTGTTTTCTGCTGAAGTTGTTAAACATATTTGACTAAGTTATCTGTTTTATTGCTTATCAATTTGTCATCATAATACTTCCATGTTTCAATTTTAAGTATTTTCGACAGCATATGAAGAAATGGTTCgtttttttcttgttctatcTCCGGGTGATAATCATGTTTGCAgtgttaaaaattatgtaatgaTAGTAgttatatgtgtatatatggTGTTTTGGGCTTGAATGACATTATTTCAGGCGCATAAGGTAAACCATATTTTTATAATGCAGATGATAAGTTCGACGTTGATTCTCTATGTTTTGAGACGCTGGAAAGTTATATCTTTCACAGTTCAGGATTCACATACTGTGGCTACGCGCACAACAGACCTCGTACCATTTAAGAAAGTACTGCATTGTACTCCTGTGGCATTATCATATTTGCTTTACATGGTAAGTATTAAGTAATCTTAGCTTTTCGTTTATTTCTTAAGTAAATCTGcaacacttttctttttttctctggCAGCTGGTGTCTATGGAATCGATTCGTGGAATTAATGTTCCTATGTACACTACTTTGAGACGGACGACTGTTTTCTTTACAATGATGGCAGAATATTTTCTAGCAAGGAAGAAATATTCGTCATACGTTGTTACATGGTGAGTAATCATTCTCGTCTTCACATGTAGAACTTTACTCTTTTAATCTCGTATCTTTACATGACACTTCTCATCAGTGTAGGAAtaatcatacttggtgcatttgtTGCTGGTGCACGGGACCTGTCGTTTGACTACTACAGCTATACTGTTGTTCTCGTCTCAAACATAACTACTGCAGTATACCTGGCTTGTATATCTAGCCTAGGTATCTCTATTTCTCTTTATCTCCTCTCGATCAGATGCCTTTTCTTGAGTTTTCTGGACTAGGTTTTTGATATATCCTGAAATCTTTTATTTAGGAGAATCTAGTGGCCTTAACAGCTTCGGCCTGATGTGGTGTAATGGTAAGAAAAATGCTACTATATGATTATATTGAATGTGTCTACAGCGCGCTATGTAAGGACATTGATCTGTTTGATCTCATTTGACAATGTGAGACTCTGTAGGTATAATATGTACACCGATTT
This region includes:
- the LOC125876466 gene encoding UDP-N-acetylglucosamine transporter UGNT1-like; the encoded protein is MVSMESSSKNDEPQNLPIFSKKNPNTAMTKKGVYVAISYMACAVLLVIFNKAALSSYSFPCANVITLFQMISSTLILYVLRRWKVISFTVQDSHTVATRTTDLVPFKKVLHCTPVALSYLLYMLVSMESIRGINVPMYTTLRRTTVFFTMMAEYFLARKKYSSYVVTCVGIIILGAFVAGARDLSFDYYSYTVVLVSNITTAVYLACISSLGESSGLNSFGLMWCNGIICTPILLLWTAYSGDLDATMNFSYLYTTGFQAVIVLSCALAFLLNYSVFLNTTINSALTQTVCGNLKDLFTVGFGWLVFRGLPFDLLNIAGQCLSFLGSCLYAYCKLKGI